In Salvelinus fontinalis isolate EN_2023a chromosome 25, ASM2944872v1, whole genome shotgun sequence, one genomic interval encodes:
- the cdk8 gene encoding cyclin-dependent kinase 8 isoform X1 — MDYDFKVMLTGERERVEDLFEYEGCKVGRGTYGHVYKAKRKDGKDDKDYALKQIEGTGISMSACREIALLRELKHPNVISLQKVFLSHADRKVWLLFDYAEHDLWHIIKFHRASKANKKPLQLPRGMVKSLLYQILDGIHYLHANWVLHRDLKPANILVMGEGPERGRVKIADMGFARLFNSPLKPLADLDPVVVTFWYRAPELLLGARHYTKAIDIWAIGCIFAELLTSEPIFHCRQEDIKTSNPYHHDQLDRIFNVMGFPAEKDWEDIKKMPEHSTLMKDFRRNTYTNCSLIKYMEKHKVKPDSKAFHLLQKLLTMDPIRRITSEQAMQDPYFLEEPLPTSDVFAGCQIPYPKREFLTEEEPEDKAEKVRNKNQQQGNNHTNGAGHTGNPDNSHAQGPPLKKVRVVPPVTTSSGLIMTSDYQRSNPHAAYQNPGPSTSLPQNSIGYSSTSQQPPQYSHQTHRY, encoded by the exons ATGGACTACGATTTCAAAGTGATGCTGACCGGAGAGAGAGAACGTGTCGAGGACCTGTTTGAATACGAGGGATGCAAAGTGGGAAGAGGCACCTACGGTCATGTATACAAAGCAAAGAGAAAAGATGG GAAGGATGATAAGGACTACGCCCTCAAGCAGATTGAAGGCACTGGCATCTCCATGTCGGCCTGCAGAGAGATTGCA TTACTGCGGGAGCTGAAGCATCCTAATGTGATCTCACTGCAGAAGGTGTTCCTGTCACACGCAGACCGCAAAGTCTGGCTGCTCTTCGACTATGCTGAGCATGATCTctgg CACATCATAAAGTTTCACAGGGCGTCCAAGGCTAACAAGAAGCCCCTGCAACTGCCCAGGGGGATGGTCAAGTCTCTGCTCTACCAGATCCTGGACGGCATCCATTACTTACACGCCAACTGGGTCCTACACAGAGACCTG AAACCTGCAAACATCCTAGTGATGGGGGAGGGGCCGGAGAGGGGTCGAGTAAAGATCG CGGACATGGGCTTTGCCCGCCTCTTTAACTCCCCACTGAAGCCGTTAGCAGATCTGGACCCTGTGGTGGTCACCTTCTGGTACAGGGCACCAGAGCTACTGCTAGGTGCCAGGCACTACACCAAAGCCATCG ACATCTGGGCGATTGGCTGCATCTTTGCCGAGCTGTTGACATCTGAGCCCATCTTCCACTGTCGCCAAGAGGACATCAAGACCAGTAACCCCTACCACCACGATCAGCTGGACCGCATCTTCAACGTCATGGGCTTCCCCGCTG AGAAGGACTGGGAAGACATCAAGAAGATGCCGGAGCACTCCACCCTGATGAAAGACTTCAGGAGGAACAC GTATACAAACTGCAGCCTTATAAAATACATGGAGAAACACAAAGTCAAACCAGACAGCAAAGCATTCCACTTG CTCCAGAAGCTGCTGACCATGGACCCGATCCGCAGGATCACGTCTGAGCAGGCCATGCAGGACCCTTACTTCCTGGAGGAACCTCTGCCCACCTCGGA tgtgtTTGCAGGCTGCCAGATCCCATACCCCAAGAGGGAGTTCCTGACAGAGGAGGAACCAGAAGATAAGGCAGAGAAAGTCAGAAAT AAGAACCAGCAGCAGGGGAACAACCACACCAATGGGGCGGGGCACACTGGTAACCCTGACAACAGCCACGCCCAGGGCCCGCCCCTAAAGAAGGTGCGAGTGGTCCCGCCCGTCACTACCTCAAGTGGCCTCATTATGACCTCAGACTACCAG CGCTCCAATCCACATGCTGCCTACCAGAACCCCGGACCAAGCACATCACTGCCCCAAAACAGCATTGGATACTCCTCTACCTCCCAGCAGCCCCCGCAGTACTCACACCAGACCCACcgctactga
- the cdk8 gene encoding cyclin-dependent kinase 8 isoform X2, which produces MGEGPERGRVKIADMGFARLFNSPLKPLADLDPVVVTFWYRAPELLLGARHYTKAIDIWAIGCIFAELLTSEPIFHCRQEDIKTSNPYHHDQLDRIFNVMGFPAEKDWEDIKKMPEHSTLMKDFRRNTYTNCSLIKYMEKHKVKPDSKAFHLLQKLLTMDPIRRITSEQAMQDPYFLEEPLPTSDVFAGCQIPYPKREFLTEEEPEDKAEKVRNKNQQQGNNHTNGAGHTGNPDNSHAQGPPLKKVRVVPPVTTSSGLIMTSDYQRSNPHAAYQNPGPSTSLPQNSIGYSSTSQQPPQYSHQTHRY; this is translated from the exons ATGGGGGAGGGGCCGGAGAGGGGTCGAGTAAAGATCG CGGACATGGGCTTTGCCCGCCTCTTTAACTCCCCACTGAAGCCGTTAGCAGATCTGGACCCTGTGGTGGTCACCTTCTGGTACAGGGCACCAGAGCTACTGCTAGGTGCCAGGCACTACACCAAAGCCATCG ACATCTGGGCGATTGGCTGCATCTTTGCCGAGCTGTTGACATCTGAGCCCATCTTCCACTGTCGCCAAGAGGACATCAAGACCAGTAACCCCTACCACCACGATCAGCTGGACCGCATCTTCAACGTCATGGGCTTCCCCGCTG AGAAGGACTGGGAAGACATCAAGAAGATGCCGGAGCACTCCACCCTGATGAAAGACTTCAGGAGGAACAC GTATACAAACTGCAGCCTTATAAAATACATGGAGAAACACAAAGTCAAACCAGACAGCAAAGCATTCCACTTG CTCCAGAAGCTGCTGACCATGGACCCGATCCGCAGGATCACGTCTGAGCAGGCCATGCAGGACCCTTACTTCCTGGAGGAACCTCTGCCCACCTCGGA tgtgtTTGCAGGCTGCCAGATCCCATACCCCAAGAGGGAGTTCCTGACAGAGGAGGAACCAGAAGATAAGGCAGAGAAAGTCAGAAAT AAGAACCAGCAGCAGGGGAACAACCACACCAATGGGGCGGGGCACACTGGTAACCCTGACAACAGCCACGCCCAGGGCCCGCCCCTAAAGAAGGTGCGAGTGGTCCCGCCCGTCACTACCTCAAGTGGCCTCATTATGACCTCAGACTACCAG CGCTCCAATCCACATGCTGCCTACCAGAACCCCGGACCAAGCACATCACTGCCCCAAAACAGCATTGGATACTCCTCTACCTCCCAGCAGCCCCCGCAGTACTCACACCAGACCCACcgctactga
- the rnf6 gene encoding E3 ubiquitin-protein ligase RNF6 isoform X2 has product MSLLSIHIFTFRLLGENDQLRADSMVMDPPGGRDERRRQAERLRREEAYYHFINELSEEEYRLMRDSNLLGTPGEVTAEELRQRLDGAKERVSSQPRPEPLPQNTEAGEEEGSSVEGEESEGGAATAEPGAETSNGDSLLEWLNTFRRTGNATRSGQSGNQTWRAVSRTNPNSGEFRFSLEININHEQPEPGEHSDAPDPSELSPVPPPSTASSASIRTAPYTPARPSPYPLPRATQGRRAQIRRTRSSTTIPPLTPAPLTTPLPHPTALSGTAALNLPPPPVPITPPILNPSISPPQLQPPSRASSPGEEQEEGAPTLDFPRVPPQSGPQVASVGREPRSNRTRSRGRTRRAAAGGGTTSRSSRRRSRSPLQRNPAPNLATLPPSGGNGNGVSNNGHTAEPGNRTASVSMETGEAVSEPAVLAEPGPEAGEQGGEAHTAGLVGAGGVRRHPTIMLDLQVRRIRPGENRDRDSIASRTRSRARAAENTVTFESDSGGFRRTISRSERAGIRTYVSTIRIPLRRISETGLGEPSSTALRSILRQIMTGFGELSSLMETEADAETTEGMPGHQDPVGPNANTNTAQTYRSHSNESGTVAGGQAAETEREGGGDEEEGGQGRLGGSGNGGIPTPDDGRPMSRDTNNLVENGTLPILRLAHFFLLNDEEDEEHPRGLTKEQIDILATRTYGQASLEGEAGRACSVCINDYAQGNKLRRLPCAHEFHIHCIDRWLSENNTCPICRQSILPAHQD; this is encoded by the exons ATGTCATTGCTCTCTATTCATATATTTACCTTCAGACTGCTTGGAGAAAATGATCAACTGCGTG CGGATTCCATGGTGATGGACCCTCCTGGCGGGCGAGACGAGCGGCGTCGTCAGGCAGAGCGTCTTCGACGGGAGGAGGCGTACTATCACTTCATCAACGAGCTGAGCGAGGAAGAGTACCGCCTTATGAGAGACAGCAACCTGCTGGGCACACCTG GTGAGGTGACAGCGGAGGAGCTACGGCAGCGCCTGGACGGGGCAAAGGAGCGTGTGTCATCTCAGCCCCGCCCTGAACCACTCCCACAGAACACTGAGgccggagaggaggaggggagcagcgttgagggggaggagagcgagggaggggcaG CTACTGCTGAGCCGGGAGCAGAGACGTCTAACGGCGACTCACTGCTGGAGTGGCTGAACACCTTCCGACGTACAGGGAACGCCACGCGCAGTGGCCAGAGCGGCAACCAGACGTGGCGCGCGGTCAGCCGCACCAACCCCAACAGTGGAGAGTTCCGCTTCAGCCTGGAGATCAACATcaaccatgagcagccagagccagggGAGCACAGTGATGCCCCCGACCCCTCAGAGCTGTCCCCTGTCCCCCCTCCATCCACAGCCTCCTCAGCCTCCATACGCACTGCCCCCTACACCCCTGCCCGGCCCTCCCCCTATCCCTTACCTCGAGCTACCCAGGGCAGGAGGGCTCAGATCCGCCGTACACGCAGTAGTACCACCATCCCTCCTCTGACTCCCGCACCCCTCACCACACCCCTGCCCCACCCTACTGCTCTAAGCGGCACAGCAGCCCTCAACCTCCCACCACCCCCAGTCCCCATCACCCCCCCTATTCTAAATCCTTCAATAAGCCCTCCACAGCTCCAACCCCCAAGCAGAGCTTCCTCCCcaggggaggagcaggaggagggggcTCCTACCCTGGACTTCCCCCGTGTACCTCCCCAGTCTGGCCCCCAGGTGGCGTCTGTGGGGCGTGAGCCTCGTAGCAACAGGACTCGATCTCGCGGCAGGACCCGCAGGGCTGCAGCAGGAGGTGGGACTACCTCCCGGTCATCTAGGAGACGTAGCCGCTCCCCTCTTCAGAGAAACCCCGCCCCTAACTTGGCTACCTTGCCTCCTAGTGGTGGGAATGGAAATGGTGTCTCTAATAATGGCCACACTGCTGAGCCCGGAAACAGAACTGCTTCTGTCTCCATGGAGACCGGTGAGGCCGTGTCAGAGCCGGCTGTACTAGCAGAGCCTGGCCCAGAGGCAGGTGAGCAGGGGGGAGAGGCACACACGGCTGGGTTGGTGGGTGCAGGGGGGGTGCGGCGCCACCCCACCATCATGCTGGATCTGCAGGTGCGGCGCATCCGACCGGGAGAGAACCGGGACCGGGACAGCATCGCCAGCCGAACCCGTTCCCGGGCCCGCGCCGCCGAAAACACTGTCACCTTCGAGAGTGACAGCGGGGGCTTCCGCCGCACAATCTCCCGCTCGGAGCGGGCCGGGATCCGGACCTACGTCAGCACCATCCGGATCCCTCTGAGGAGGATCAGTGAGACAGGATTGGGGGAGCCCAGCTCCACCGCCCTGCGCTCCATCCTCAGACAGATCATGACCGGCTTCGGGGAGCTCAGCTCCCTCATGGAGACGGAGGCTGACGCTGAGACCACCGAGGGCATGCCCGGTCACCAGGACCCTGTAGGACCCAATGCAAACACCAACACCGCACAGACCTACCGTAGCCACAGTAACGAGAGTGGAACTGTGGCGGGAGGCCAGGcagcagagacggagagagagggggggggcgatgaggaggaaggagggcaggggaggttAGGTGGGAGTGGCAACGGTGGAATCCCAACCCCTGACGACGGTCGGCCGATGAGCAGGGACACAAACAACCTGGTAGAGAACGGCACGTTGCCCATCCTGCGGCTGGCCCACTTCTTCCTGCTCAAcgacgaggaggacgaggagcaCCCGCGTGGCCTGACCAAAGAGCAGATCGACATACTAGCCACGCGCACCTACGGCCAGGCCAGCCTGGAGGGGGAAGCGGGGCGCGCCTGCAGCGTCTGTATCAACGACTATGCCCAAGGGAACAAGCTGCGCCGCCTGCCCTGCGCCCACGAGTTCCACATCCACTGCATCGACCGCTGGCTCTCTGAGAACAACACCTGCCCCATCTGCAGGCAGTCCATCCTCCCTGCTCACCAGGACTGA
- the rnf6 gene encoding E3 ubiquitin-protein ligase RNF6 isoform X1, translating into MVMDPPGGRDERRRQAERLRREEAYYHFINELSEEEYRLMRDSNLLGTPGEVTAEELRQRLDGAKERVSSQPRPEPLPQNTEAGEEEGSSVEGEESEGGAATAEPGAETSNGDSLLEWLNTFRRTGNATRSGQSGNQTWRAVSRTNPNSGEFRFSLEININHEQPEPGEHSDAPDPSELSPVPPPSTASSASIRTAPYTPARPSPYPLPRATQGRRAQIRRTRSSTTIPPLTPAPLTTPLPHPTALSGTAALNLPPPPVPITPPILNPSISPPQLQPPSRASSPGEEQEEGAPTLDFPRVPPQSGPQVASVGREPRSNRTRSRGRTRRAAAGGGTTSRSSRRRSRSPLQRNPAPNLATLPPSGGNGNGVSNNGHTAEPGNRTASVSMETGEAVSEPAVLAEPGPEAGEQGGEAHTAGLVGAGGVRRHPTIMLDLQVRRIRPGENRDRDSIASRTRSRARAAENTVTFESDSGGFRRTISRSERAGIRTYVSTIRIPLRRISETGLGEPSSTALRSILRQIMTGFGELSSLMETEADAETTEGMPGHQDPVGPNANTNTAQTYRSHSNESGTVAGGQAAETEREGGGDEEEGGQGRLGGSGNGGIPTPDDGRPMSRDTNNLVENGTLPILRLAHFFLLNDEEDEEHPRGLTKEQIDILATRTYGQASLEGEAGRACSVCINDYAQGNKLRRLPCAHEFHIHCIDRWLSENNTCPICRQSILPAHQD; encoded by the exons ATGGTGATGGACCCTCCTGGCGGGCGAGACGAGCGGCGTCGTCAGGCAGAGCGTCTTCGACGGGAGGAGGCGTACTATCACTTCATCAACGAGCTGAGCGAGGAAGAGTACCGCCTTATGAGAGACAGCAACCTGCTGGGCACACCTG GTGAGGTGACAGCGGAGGAGCTACGGCAGCGCCTGGACGGGGCAAAGGAGCGTGTGTCATCTCAGCCCCGCCCTGAACCACTCCCACAGAACACTGAGgccggagaggaggaggggagcagcgttgagggggaggagagcgagggaggggcaG CTACTGCTGAGCCGGGAGCAGAGACGTCTAACGGCGACTCACTGCTGGAGTGGCTGAACACCTTCCGACGTACAGGGAACGCCACGCGCAGTGGCCAGAGCGGCAACCAGACGTGGCGCGCGGTCAGCCGCACCAACCCCAACAGTGGAGAGTTCCGCTTCAGCCTGGAGATCAACATcaaccatgagcagccagagccagggGAGCACAGTGATGCCCCCGACCCCTCAGAGCTGTCCCCTGTCCCCCCTCCATCCACAGCCTCCTCAGCCTCCATACGCACTGCCCCCTACACCCCTGCCCGGCCCTCCCCCTATCCCTTACCTCGAGCTACCCAGGGCAGGAGGGCTCAGATCCGCCGTACACGCAGTAGTACCACCATCCCTCCTCTGACTCCCGCACCCCTCACCACACCCCTGCCCCACCCTACTGCTCTAAGCGGCACAGCAGCCCTCAACCTCCCACCACCCCCAGTCCCCATCACCCCCCCTATTCTAAATCCTTCAATAAGCCCTCCACAGCTCCAACCCCCAAGCAGAGCTTCCTCCCcaggggaggagcaggaggagggggcTCCTACCCTGGACTTCCCCCGTGTACCTCCCCAGTCTGGCCCCCAGGTGGCGTCTGTGGGGCGTGAGCCTCGTAGCAACAGGACTCGATCTCGCGGCAGGACCCGCAGGGCTGCAGCAGGAGGTGGGACTACCTCCCGGTCATCTAGGAGACGTAGCCGCTCCCCTCTTCAGAGAAACCCCGCCCCTAACTTGGCTACCTTGCCTCCTAGTGGTGGGAATGGAAATGGTGTCTCTAATAATGGCCACACTGCTGAGCCCGGAAACAGAACTGCTTCTGTCTCCATGGAGACCGGTGAGGCCGTGTCAGAGCCGGCTGTACTAGCAGAGCCTGGCCCAGAGGCAGGTGAGCAGGGGGGAGAGGCACACACGGCTGGGTTGGTGGGTGCAGGGGGGGTGCGGCGCCACCCCACCATCATGCTGGATCTGCAGGTGCGGCGCATCCGACCGGGAGAGAACCGGGACCGGGACAGCATCGCCAGCCGAACCCGTTCCCGGGCCCGCGCCGCCGAAAACACTGTCACCTTCGAGAGTGACAGCGGGGGCTTCCGCCGCACAATCTCCCGCTCGGAGCGGGCCGGGATCCGGACCTACGTCAGCACCATCCGGATCCCTCTGAGGAGGATCAGTGAGACAGGATTGGGGGAGCCCAGCTCCACCGCCCTGCGCTCCATCCTCAGACAGATCATGACCGGCTTCGGGGAGCTCAGCTCCCTCATGGAGACGGAGGCTGACGCTGAGACCACCGAGGGCATGCCCGGTCACCAGGACCCTGTAGGACCCAATGCAAACACCAACACCGCACAGACCTACCGTAGCCACAGTAACGAGAGTGGAACTGTGGCGGGAGGCCAGGcagcagagacggagagagagggggggggcgatgaggaggaaggagggcaggggaggttAGGTGGGAGTGGCAACGGTGGAATCCCAACCCCTGACGACGGTCGGCCGATGAGCAGGGACACAAACAACCTGGTAGAGAACGGCACGTTGCCCATCCTGCGGCTGGCCCACTTCTTCCTGCTCAAcgacgaggaggacgaggagcaCCCGCGTGGCCTGACCAAAGAGCAGATCGACATACTAGCCACGCGCACCTACGGCCAGGCCAGCCTGGAGGGGGAAGCGGGGCGCGCCTGCAGCGTCTGTATCAACGACTATGCCCAAGGGAACAAGCTGCGCCGCCTGCCCTGCGCCCACGAGTTCCACATCCACTGCATCGACCGCTGGCTCTCTGAGAACAACACCTGCCCCATCTGCAGGCAGTCCATCCTCCCTGCTCACCAGGACTGA